A part of Streptomyces sp. SLBN-31 genomic DNA contains:
- a CDS encoding SpoIIE family protein phosphatase, with amino-acid sequence MRTGEPLPPVGEVLATLATGLWTWDTATELVTVDAEAARLLGLPAEPATLTEAQARARLHPVDWNEIISVVGLAVAERTLAEVRIRIMDDHGRVLRVVRSRSKPSYDTERHAFQLIGTLQEVTEPTPGTPAGRSAVTGDWRRSREAFLLDAGRALAEARSTEEVLRVAAGLSMPGFSPDGLAVFGTEGERVTVIGLHGYQPGDEDPFAAMPLDTDHPAAEVIRTGRAVYLSTPSDYKARYPVMWQLVESFGRQSWAFLPLIVAGRTMGAWMASFAYPVAFTPDERSVLTTVARMLAQALSRAGAAETERALTDGLQRSMLPTLGPQIPGMNVAARYVPTGGGLQVGGDWYDMIPLPGGRFALAIGDVQGHDVRAAGLMGQLRIALRAYASEGHRPDAVLSRASRFLHGMTDGDSVDPRFATCLYVEADPATGTLDIARAGHPDPAIRLADGTVLARPTAGGLPLGIDPDADYPTTRFALEPGETMLICTDGLIETGGHDLDSGWQRIREILEDHKGDLEELADALVQGVHGPSSHHTTGPLADRREDDIAVLLLCRPGEGCGCADALPGVAPQVRRTMLSVAQAEPERVAVARQHLRELLHDWRSPDQIDSAVLLLSEMLTNVLVHTDADALLLAEVRGEPGSRRMRVEVNDTSDDLPHRRRPGELASSGRGLVLMELLAQAWGVDPRGEGKSIWFELYEAEEAVTP; translated from the coding sequence ATGCGCACTGGCGAGCCCTTGCCGCCCGTGGGGGAGGTCCTCGCCACCCTCGCGACCGGCCTGTGGACCTGGGACACCGCCACCGAGCTGGTCACGGTCGACGCCGAGGCGGCACGGCTGCTCGGGCTGCCCGCCGAACCGGCCACGCTCACCGAGGCCCAGGCCCGGGCCCGGCTGCACCCGGTCGACTGGAACGAGATCATCAGCGTGGTGGGTCTCGCCGTCGCCGAGCGCACCCTCGCCGAGGTACGCATCCGGATCATGGACGACCACGGCCGCGTGCTGCGCGTCGTCCGCTCCCGTTCCAAACCGTCGTACGACACGGAACGCCACGCGTTCCAGCTGATCGGCACCCTGCAGGAGGTCACCGAGCCGACCCCGGGCACCCCGGCCGGACGCAGCGCCGTCACCGGTGACTGGCGGCGCTCCCGGGAGGCGTTCCTGCTGGACGCGGGCCGGGCGCTGGCCGAGGCGCGGTCGACGGAGGAGGTGCTGCGGGTCGCGGCGGGCCTGTCGATGCCCGGCTTCTCGCCGGACGGACTGGCGGTCTTCGGCACCGAGGGCGAGCGGGTGACCGTCATCGGCCTGCACGGCTACCAGCCCGGCGACGAGGACCCGTTCGCCGCGATGCCGCTGGACACGGACCATCCGGCGGCCGAGGTCATACGCACGGGCCGCGCCGTCTATCTGTCGACCCCGTCCGACTACAAGGCCCGCTACCCCGTCATGTGGCAGCTGGTGGAGAGCTTCGGCCGCCAGTCCTGGGCGTTCCTGCCGCTCATCGTGGCCGGCCGCACGATGGGCGCCTGGATGGCGTCCTTCGCCTACCCGGTCGCCTTCACGCCCGACGAGCGCTCGGTGCTGACCACCGTCGCCCGCATGCTCGCCCAGGCTCTCTCCCGCGCCGGCGCGGCGGAGACCGAGCGGGCCCTGACGGACGGCCTCCAGCGCTCCATGCTGCCGACGCTCGGCCCGCAGATACCGGGCATGAACGTCGCCGCCCGCTACGTCCCCACCGGCGGCGGCCTCCAGGTCGGCGGCGACTGGTACGACATGATCCCGCTGCCCGGCGGCAGGTTCGCGCTGGCCATCGGGGACGTCCAGGGCCATGACGTGCGCGCCGCCGGACTCATGGGCCAGCTCCGTATCGCCCTGCGCGCCTACGCCTCCGAGGGGCACCGGCCCGACGCGGTCCTCTCCCGCGCCTCCCGCTTCCTGCACGGCATGACCGACGGCGACTCCGTCGACCCGCGCTTCGCGACCTGCCTCTACGTCGAGGCCGACCCGGCCACCGGCACCCTCGACATCGCCCGGGCCGGCCACCCCGACCCGGCGATCCGTCTCGCCGACGGCACGGTGCTGGCCCGTCCGACCGCCGGCGGTCTGCCGCTCGGCATCGACCCGGACGCCGACTACCCCACCACGCGTTTCGCCCTCGAACCCGGTGAAACGATGCTGATCTGCACCGACGGCCTCATCGAGACCGGCGGGCACGACCTGGACAGTGGCTGGCAGCGCATCCGCGAGATCCTGGAGGACCACAAGGGCGACCTGGAGGAACTCGCCGACGCCCTGGTCCAGGGCGTGCACGGCCCGTCCTCGCACCACACCACGGGCCCGCTCGCCGACCGCCGTGAGGACGACATAGCGGTGCTGCTGCTGTGCCGGCCGGGGGAGGGCTGCGGCTGCGCCGACGCGCTGCCGGGGGTGGCGCCGCAGGTCCGGCGCACGATGCTGTCCGTCGCCCAGGCCGAGCCGGAGCGGGTGGCGGTGGCCCGCCAGCACTTGCGCGAGCTGCTGCACGACTGGCGCTCGCCGGACCAGATCGACTCGGCGGTGCTGCTGCTGTCGGAGATGCTGACGAACGTCCTGGTCCACACCGACGCCGACGCCCTGCTGCTGGCCGAGGTCCGGGGCGAGCCGGGCAGCCGCCGGATGCGCGTGGAGGTCAACGACACCAGCGACGACCTGCCGCACCGGCGCCGCCCCGGGGAGCTGGCCTCCTCCGGCCGCGGACTGGTCCTGATGGAACTGCTCGCCCAGGCGTGGGGAGTTGACCCGCGGGGCGAGGGCAAGAGCATCTGGTTCGAGCTCTACGAGGCCGAGGAGGCGGTGACCCCGTAG
- a CDS encoding acyl-CoA dehydrogenase, producing MGHYKSNLRDIEFNLFEVLGRDQVYGSGPFAEMDAETAKSILEELTRLAENELAESFADADRNPPVFDPETNTAPVPASFKKSYNAFMESEYWRLGLPEEIGGTTSPRSLIWAYAELLLGSNPAVWMYASGPAFAGILFDEGNDVQKHIAKIAVDKRWGSTMVLTEPDAGSDVGAGRTKAVQQEDGSWHIEGVKRFITSGEHDMEENILHYVLARPEGAGPGTKGLSLFLVPKYLFDFETGELGERNGVYATNVEHKMGLKASNTCEMTFGDQHPAKGWLIGDKHDGIRQMFRIIEFARMMVGTKAISTLSTGYLNALEYAKERVQGPDLANFMDKSAPKVTITHHPDVRRSLMTQKAYAEGMRALVMYTASIQDAIQIKEANGEDAKTEHALNDLLLPIVKGYGSEKGYEQLAQSLQTFGGSGFLQEYPIEQYIRDAKIDTLYEGTTAIQGQDFFFRKIVRNQGAALNSLAEDIKKFLALGTGGEDLAGAREHLAKAAVELEAIVGLMLTDLAATEQDTKNIYKVGLNTTRLLMASGDVVVGYLLLKGAAVAAEKLPSASAKDKAFYSGKIAAAKFFAANVLPGVTGARKLAENVDLDLMELDEAAF from the coding sequence ATGGGGCACTACAAGTCGAATCTCCGCGACATCGAGTTCAACCTGTTCGAAGTCCTCGGACGGGACCAGGTGTACGGCTCCGGCCCGTTCGCGGAGATGGACGCGGAGACCGCGAAGAGCATCCTCGAGGAGCTCACCCGGCTCGCGGAGAACGAGCTGGCGGAGTCCTTCGCGGACGCCGACCGCAACCCGCCGGTCTTCGACCCCGAGACGAACACCGCGCCCGTCCCGGCGTCCTTCAAGAAGAGCTACAACGCCTTCATGGAGTCGGAGTACTGGCGCCTGGGCCTGCCCGAGGAGATCGGCGGCACCACCTCGCCGCGCTCCCTGATCTGGGCCTACGCGGAGCTGCTGCTCGGCTCGAACCCGGCCGTGTGGATGTACGCCTCCGGCCCGGCGTTCGCCGGCATCCTCTTCGACGAGGGCAACGACGTACAGAAGCACATCGCGAAGATCGCCGTGGACAAGCGGTGGGGTTCGACGATGGTGCTCACCGAGCCCGACGCGGGCTCCGACGTCGGCGCCGGCCGCACCAAGGCGGTGCAGCAGGAGGACGGCTCCTGGCACATCGAGGGCGTGAAGCGCTTCATCACCTCCGGTGAGCACGACATGGAGGAGAACATCCTCCACTACGTCCTCGCCCGCCCCGAGGGCGCCGGCCCCGGCACCAAGGGCCTGTCCCTCTTCCTGGTCCCGAAGTATCTCTTCGACTTCGAGACCGGCGAGCTGGGCGAGCGCAACGGCGTCTACGCCACGAACGTCGAGCACAAGATGGGCCTGAAGGCCTCCAACACGTGCGAGATGACGTTCGGCGACCAGCACCCCGCCAAGGGCTGGCTGATCGGCGACAAGCACGACGGCATCCGCCAGATGTTCCGGATCATCGAGTTCGCCCGCATGATGGTCGGCACGAAGGCCATCTCGACGCTGTCGACGGGCTACCTGAACGCGCTGGAGTACGCCAAGGAGCGCGTCCAGGGCCCCGACCTGGCGAACTTCATGGACAAGTCCGCGCCCAAGGTCACCATCACCCACCACCCCGACGTGCGCCGCTCGCTCATGACGCAGAAGGCGTACGCGGAGGGCATGCGCGCGCTGGTGATGTACACCGCCTCGATCCAGGACGCCATCCAGATCAAGGAGGCGAACGGCGAGGACGCCAAGACCGAGCACGCGCTCAACGACCTGCTCCTGCCGATCGTCAAGGGCTACGGCTCCGAGAAGGGCTACGAGCAGCTCGCCCAGTCGCTGCAGACCTTCGGCGGCTCCGGGTTCCTTCAGGAGTACCCGATCGAGCAGTACATCCGGGACGCCAAGATCGACACCCTGTACGAGGGCACGACCGCGATCCAGGGCCAGGACTTCTTCTTCCGGAAGATCGTGCGCAACCAGGGCGCGGCGCTGAACTCCCTCGCCGAGGACATCAAGAAGTTCCTGGCGCTGGGCACCGGCGGCGAGGATCTGGCGGGCGCCCGCGAACACCTGGCGAAGGCCGCCGTCGAGCTGGAGGCGATCGTCGGCCTGATGCTGACCGACCTCGCGGCCACCGAGCAGGACACCAAGAACATCTACAAGGTGGGCCTGAACACCACCCGCCTGCTCATGGCCTCCGGTGACGTGGTCGTCGGCTACCTGCTCCTCAAGGGCGCCGCGGTCGCCGCCGAGAAGCTCCCGTCCGCCTCCGCCAAGGACAAGGCGTTCTACAGCGGCAAGATCGCGGCGGCGAAGTTCTTCGCGGCCAACGTCCTGCCCGGCGTCACGGGCGCGCGCAAGCTCGCCGAGAACGTCGACCTGGACCTGATGGAACTGGACGAGGCCGCGTTCTAG
- a CDS encoding pirin family protein: MPAVTVENPLTLPRVAAPADAVARPVLAVTTAPSGFEGEGFPVRRAFAGINYKYLDPFIMMDQMGEVEYAPGEPKGTPWHPHRGFETVTYIIDGIFDHQDSQGGGGTITNGDTQWMTAGSGLLHIEAPPESLVMSGGLFHGLQLWVNLPARDKMMAPRYQDIRGGNVQLLTTPDGGALLRVIAGELDGHQGPGITHTPITMIHATLAPGAELTLPWREDFNGLAYVLAGRGAVGTERRPVHLGQTAVFGAGSSLTVRADEKQDSHTPDLEVVLLGGQPIREPMAHYGPFVMNTREELQQAFEDFQKGRLGTVPAVHGMTEGGL; this comes from the coding sequence ATGCCTGCAGTGACCGTCGAGAACCCGCTGACCCTGCCCCGCGTCGCCGCGCCGGCCGACGCCGTGGCGCGTCCCGTGCTCGCCGTCACGACCGCGCCGAGCGGTTTCGAGGGTGAGGGCTTCCCGGTGCGCCGGGCGTTCGCCGGGATCAACTACAAGTACCTCGACCCGTTCATCATGATGGACCAGATGGGCGAGGTGGAGTACGCGCCGGGCGAGCCCAAGGGCACCCCCTGGCACCCGCACCGCGGCTTCGAGACCGTCACCTACATCATCGACGGGATCTTCGACCACCAGGACTCCCAGGGCGGCGGCGGCACCATCACCAACGGCGACACCCAGTGGATGACGGCCGGCTCCGGTCTGCTGCACATCGAGGCCCCGCCGGAGTCCCTGGTGATGTCCGGCGGCCTCTTCCACGGCCTGCAGCTGTGGGTGAACCTCCCGGCCAGGGACAAGATGATGGCGCCGCGCTACCAGGACATCCGCGGCGGCAACGTCCAGCTGCTCACCACCCCCGACGGCGGCGCGCTGCTGCGGGTCATCGCCGGTGAGCTGGACGGCCACCAGGGCCCCGGCATCACCCACACCCCGATCACGATGATCCACGCCACGCTCGCGCCCGGCGCGGAGCTCACCCTGCCGTGGCGGGAGGACTTCAACGGTCTGGCGTACGTCCTGGCCGGGCGGGGCGCGGTCGGCACCGAGCGGCGTCCGGTCCACCTCGGCCAGACGGCGGTCTTCGGCGCCGGTTCCTCGCTCACCGTCCGCGCGGACGAGAAGCAGGACAGCCACACCCCGGACCTGGAGGTCGTGCTGCTGGGCGGACAGCCGATCCGTGAGCCCATGGCCCACTACGGCCCGTTCGTCATGAACACCCGCGAGGAACTGCAGCAGGCGTTCGAGGACTTCCAGAAGGGCCGGCTGGGCACCGTTCCCGCCGTGCACGGGATGACCGAGGGCGGTCTGTAA
- a CDS encoding polysaccharide lyase family 1 protein, with protein MAAPTHRRSLRKRRVLVVSAAAVAAGVGAGVLVMNANAGTTTVDLYHQTLAAKDGWASSGTGTTGGAKADAAHTFTVSTRAQLVKALGSASDTTPRIIKVKGTIDANTDDSGKKLACADYAKGTGYSLSAYLKAFDPATYGRSKLPSGTQETARAAAQKKQADTIVFKVPANTSIVGVPGTKAGITGGMLQIQKVDNVIVRNLTFAATEDCFPQWDPTDGDAGNWNSQYDSVTLRGATHVWADHNTFTDAPGLDTADPTYYGRQYQIHDGELDITKGSDLVTVERNRFTNHDKTMLIGSSDTDSTGKLRVSIHHNVWKGIVQRAPLARLGQIHIYNNVYDTAPLNGYTLQYSINSRAKAQVVAQANYWKIPSGQKVAGLVSGDGTGSIAGSGNLVNGTATDVVAAHNAANSKKIKTTVNWTPTLTAGLETSAKNLRTELAATTGAGILS; from the coding sequence GTGGCCGCTCCCACCCACCGTCGGTCTCTTCGCAAGCGGCGTGTTCTCGTCGTCTCCGCCGCCGCTGTCGCCGCGGGTGTCGGTGCCGGTGTTCTCGTGATGAACGCGAACGCCGGGACGACGACCGTCGACCTGTACCACCAGACGCTCGCCGCCAAGGACGGCTGGGCCTCCTCCGGTACCGGTACGACCGGCGGCGCGAAGGCCGACGCCGCGCACACCTTCACCGTCTCCACCCGAGCCCAGCTGGTGAAGGCCCTGGGATCCGCGTCGGACACCACCCCGCGGATCATCAAGGTCAAGGGCACCATCGACGCCAACACCGACGACTCCGGCAAGAAGCTGGCCTGCGCCGACTACGCCAAGGGCACCGGCTACTCGCTGTCCGCCTATCTGAAGGCCTTCGACCCCGCCACCTACGGCCGGTCCAAGCTGCCCTCCGGCACCCAGGAGACCGCGCGGGCCGCCGCGCAGAAGAAGCAGGCCGACACCATCGTCTTCAAGGTGCCGGCCAACACCAGCATCGTGGGCGTGCCGGGCACCAAGGCCGGCATCACCGGCGGCATGCTGCAGATCCAGAAGGTGGACAACGTCATCGTCCGCAACCTCACCTTCGCCGCGACCGAGGACTGCTTCCCGCAGTGGGACCCGACCGACGGCGACGCGGGCAACTGGAACTCGCAGTACGACTCGGTGACCCTGCGCGGTGCCACCCACGTCTGGGCGGACCACAACACGTTCACCGACGCGCCCGGCCTCGACACCGCCGACCCCACGTACTACGGCCGCCAGTACCAGATCCACGACGGCGAGCTCGACATCACCAAGGGTTCCGACCTGGTCACCGTCGAACGCAACCGGTTCACCAACCACGACAAGACCATGCTGATCGGCAGCAGCGACACCGACTCCACCGGCAAGCTGCGCGTCTCCATCCACCACAACGTGTGGAAGGGCATCGTGCAGCGGGCACCGCTGGCCCGGCTCGGCCAGATCCACATCTACAACAACGTGTACGACACGGCGCCCCTGAACGGTTACACCCTGCAGTACAGCATCAACTCCCGCGCCAAGGCGCAGGTCGTCGCGCAGGCCAACTACTGGAAGATCCCCTCCGGCCAGAAGGTCGCGGGGCTCGTCAGCGGTGACGGTACGGGTTCCATCGCGGGCAGCGGCAACCTGGTCAACGGCACCGCGACCGACGTCGTCGCCGCCCACAACGCCGCCAACTCCAAGAAGATCAAGACCACGGTGAACTGGACGCCGACGCTGACGGCCGGCCTGGAGACGTCGGCGAAGAACCTGCGGACGGAGCTGGCCGCCACGACCGGCGCCGGGATCCTGTCCTAG
- a CDS encoding SseB family protein, whose translation MYGYDQNVGAQQQYGVPPQQQMPGGYGQQPPLYPEPSPPSLADAVRAFTTGQMSAEDFQQVFATSKVYCPRGDNPGFLALHNTQQPVIPMFTSLKELRRYAGKESKYFVITGAEVIDLLPTGYGFVLDMEGEHRMVFDAKAVEQMVEFAMRRMYG comes from the coding sequence ATGTACGGCTACGACCAGAACGTTGGGGCCCAGCAGCAGTACGGCGTCCCGCCGCAGCAGCAGATGCCGGGCGGGTACGGCCAGCAGCCGCCGCTGTACCCCGAGCCGTCCCCGCCCTCGCTGGCGGACGCGGTGCGCGCCTTCACCACCGGCCAGATGTCGGCGGAGGACTTCCAGCAGGTCTTCGCCACGTCCAAGGTGTACTGCCCGCGCGGTGACAACCCCGGCTTCCTCGCCCTGCACAACACCCAGCAGCCGGTCATCCCGATGTTCACCTCCCTCAAGGAGCTGCGCCGGTACGCGGGCAAGGAGTCCAAGTACTTCGTGATCACGGGCGCCGAGGTGATCGACCTCCTTCCGACCGGCTACGGCTTCGTCCTGGACATGGAGGGCGAGCACCGGATGGTGTTCGACGCGAAGGCGGTCGAGCAGATGGTGGAGTTCGCGATGAGACGGATGTACGGCTGA
- the metG gene encoding methionine--tRNA ligase yields MARHLITSALPYINGIKHLGNMVGSMLPADVYSRYLRQRGHDVLYICATDEHGTPAELAAKEQGLPVDVFCAQAHDAQKAVYDGFALAFDYFGRSSSEQNVEITQHFARRLNENGFIEERAIRQVYSPADGRFLPDRYVEGTCPHCGYDKARGDQCENCTRVLDPTDLINPRSAISGSTDLEVRETKHLFLLQSKLQHEVEAWVARHEDDWPQLASSIARKWLNEGLHDRAITRDLDWGVPVPADTWPELAAEGKVFYVWFDAPIEYIGATKEWADLDPANRDWKSWWYDVDADVRYTEFMAKDNVPFHTVMFPATELGVREPWKKVDYVKAFNWLTYYGGKFSTSQKRGVFTDQALEILPADYWRYFLIANAPESDDSSFTWEHFTATVNKDLADTLGNFVNRVLSFSRKRFGDDVPAGGQPGEAETKLGEQIAELLAEYESHMESLQFRKAAAALRALWSAGNSYLEEKAPWLEIKTDKEGAALTLRTAMNLIHLYAVVSEPFIPATSAAMRQAFSLADDTAAWVTAAEARALTAVPAGTPFTVPPVLFAKLTDEDLEAYKERFGGEPEQ; encoded by the coding sequence ATGGCTCGACACCTCATCACCAGCGCCCTTCCGTACATCAACGGAATCAAGCACCTGGGCAACATGGTGGGGTCCATGCTCCCGGCGGACGTGTACTCCCGCTACCTGCGCCAGCGCGGCCACGACGTCCTGTACATCTGTGCGACGGACGAGCACGGCACCCCGGCCGAGCTGGCCGCGAAGGAGCAGGGCCTCCCGGTCGACGTGTTCTGCGCGCAGGCGCACGACGCGCAGAAGGCGGTCTACGACGGCTTCGCGCTCGCCTTCGACTACTTCGGCCGCAGCTCCAGCGAGCAGAACGTCGAGATCACCCAGCACTTCGCCCGCCGCCTCAACGAGAACGGCTTCATCGAGGAGCGGGCGATCCGCCAGGTGTACAGCCCCGCCGACGGCCGCTTCCTCCCCGACCGCTACGTCGAGGGCACCTGCCCGCACTGCGGCTACGACAAGGCCCGCGGCGACCAGTGCGAGAACTGCACCCGCGTCCTGGACCCGACCGACCTGATCAACCCGCGTTCGGCGATCTCCGGCTCCACCGACCTGGAGGTCCGCGAGACCAAGCACCTCTTCCTCCTGCAGTCCAAGCTGCAGCACGAGGTCGAGGCCTGGGTCGCCCGGCACGAGGACGACTGGCCGCAGCTGGCCTCCTCCATCGCCCGCAAGTGGCTGAACGAGGGCCTGCACGACCGCGCGATCACCCGCGACCTGGACTGGGGCGTGCCGGTCCCGGCGGACACCTGGCCGGAGCTGGCGGCCGAGGGCAAGGTCTTCTACGTCTGGTTCGACGCCCCGATCGAGTACATCGGCGCGACGAAGGAGTGGGCGGACCTCGACCCGGCGAACCGCGACTGGAAGTCGTGGTGGTACGACGTCGACGCCGACGTCCGCTACACCGAGTTCATGGCCAAGGACAACGTCCCGTTCCACACGGTGATGTTCCCGGCCACCGAGCTGGGCGTGCGCGAGCCGTGGAAGAAGGTCGACTACGTCAAGGCCTTCAACTGGCTGACGTACTACGGCGGCAAGTTCTCCACCAGCCAGAAGCGCGGTGTCTTCACCGACCAGGCGCTGGAGATCCTCCCCGCCGACTACTGGCGTTACTTCCTCATCGCCAACGCCCCCGAGTCCGACGACTCGTCCTTCACGTGGGAGCACTTCACCGCCACGGTCAACAAGGACCTGGCCGACACCCTCGGCAACTTCGTCAACCGCGTCCTGTCCTTCTCCCGCAAGCGCTTCGGCGACGACGTCCCCGCGGGCGGGCAGCCGGGCGAGGCGGAGACGAAGCTGGGCGAGCAGATCGCGGAGCTCCTCGCGGAGTACGAGTCGCACATGGAGTCGCTCCAGTTCCGCAAGGCCGCCGCGGCCCTGCGCGCCCTGTGGTCGGCCGGCAACTCCTACCTGGAGGAGAAGGCCCCCTGGCTGGAGATCAAGACGGACAAGGAGGGCGCGGCCCTCACCCTGCGCACGGCGATGAACCTCATCCACCTGTACGCGGTTGTCTCGGAGCCGTTCATCCCGGCGACCTCGGCCGCCATGCGCCAGGCGTTCTCGCTCGCCGACGACACCGCGGCCTGGGTCACCGCGGCCGAGGCCCGTGCGCTCACCGCCGTCCCGGCCGGCACCCCGTTCACGGTCCCGCCGGTGCTGTTCGCCAAGCTCACGGACGAGGACCTCGAGGCCTACAAGGAGCGCTTCGGCGGCGAGCCGGAGCAGTAA
- the aspS gene encoding aspartate--tRNA ligase, with product MHRYRSHTCGELRSSDVGTDVRLSGWLHNRRDLGGILFIDLRDHYGITQLVARPGTPAYEALDKLSKETVVRVDGGVVSRGTENVNPDLPTGEIEIEVGEVEVLGTAAPLPFTINAEDGVNEERRLEYRFLDLRRERMHKNIMLRTAVISAIRHKMTALGFNEMATPILSATSPEGARDFVVPSRLNPGKFYALPQAPQQFKQLLMISGFDRYFQIAPCFRDEDARADRSPGEFYQLDVEMSFVEQEDVFRPIEQLMTELFEEFGNGRHVTSPFPRIPFREAMLKYGSDKPDLRAQLELVDITDIFEGSEFKAFAGKHVRALPVPDVSAQPRKFFDQLGDFAVSQGAKGLAWVRVAEDGSLSGPIAKFLTEENVAELTKRLSLAAGHAVFFGAGEFDEVSKIMGAVRVEAAKRAGHFEEGVFRFCWIVDFPMYEKDEDTGAIDFSHNPFSMPQGGLEALETQDPLDILGWQYDIVCNGVELSSGAIRNHEPEIMLKAFEIAGYDRDTVEEKFAGMLRAFRFGAPPHGGIAPGVDRIVMLLADEPNIRETIAFPLNGNAQDLMMGAPTELEEARLKELHLSVRKPQPK from the coding sequence ATGCATCGGTACAGGTCCCACACCTGCGGCGAGCTCCGCTCCTCTGACGTCGGCACCGACGTCCGGCTGAGTGGCTGGCTGCACAATCGGCGCGACCTGGGCGGCATCCTCTTCATCGATCTGCGCGATCACTACGGCATCACGCAGCTCGTCGCCCGTCCCGGCACCCCCGCGTACGAGGCCCTGGACAAGCTGTCCAAGGAGACGGTCGTCCGTGTCGACGGCGGCGTTGTTTCACGTGGAACCGAGAACGTGAACCCCGATCTGCCCACCGGCGAGATCGAGATCGAGGTCGGCGAGGTCGAGGTGCTGGGCACCGCCGCCCCACTGCCCTTCACGATCAACGCCGAGGACGGGGTCAACGAGGAGCGGCGCCTGGAGTACCGCTTCCTCGACCTGCGCCGCGAGCGCATGCACAAGAACATCATGCTGCGTACGGCGGTCATCTCGGCGATCCGGCACAAGATGACGGCGCTGGGCTTCAACGAGATGGCGACCCCGATCCTGTCGGCGACCTCCCCCGAGGGCGCCCGCGACTTCGTGGTCCCCTCCCGGCTGAACCCGGGCAAGTTCTACGCCCTGCCGCAGGCGCCGCAGCAGTTCAAGCAGCTGCTGATGATCTCCGGCTTCGACCGCTACTTCCAGATCGCGCCCTGCTTCCGCGACGAGGACGCCCGCGCCGACCGCTCGCCGGGCGAGTTCTACCAGCTCGACGTCGAGATGAGCTTCGTCGAGCAGGAGGACGTCTTCCGCCCCATCGAGCAGCTGATGACCGAGCTTTTCGAGGAGTTCGGCAACGGCCGCCACGTCACATCGCCGTTCCCCCGCATCCCCTTCCGCGAGGCGATGCTGAAGTACGGCTCCGACAAGCCGGACCTGCGCGCCCAGCTGGAGCTCGTCGACATCACCGACATCTTCGAGGGCTCGGAGTTCAAGGCCTTCGCCGGCAAGCACGTGCGCGCGCTGCCCGTGCCGGACGTCTCCGCGCAGCCCCGCAAGTTCTTCGACCAGCTCGGTGACTTCGCCGTCTCGCAGGGCGCGAAGGGCCTGGCCTGGGTGCGCGTGGCCGAGGACGGTTCGCTCTCCGGCCCGATCGCCAAGTTCCTGACCGAGGAGAACGTCGCCGAGCTGACCAAGCGCCTGTCGCTGGCCGCCGGGCACGCGGTGTTCTTCGGCGCGGGCGAGTTCGACGAGGTCTCCAAGATCATGGGCGCGGTCCGCGTCGAGGCCGCCAAGCGCGCCGGGCACTTCGAGGAGGGCGTCTTCCGGTTCTGCTGGATCGTCGACTTCCCGATGTACGAGAAGGACGAGGACACCGGCGCCATCGACTTCTCGCACAACCCCTTCTCCATGCCGCAGGGCGGCCTGGAGGCCCTGGAGACCCAGGACCCGCTGGACATCCTGGGCTGGCAGTACGACATCGTCTGCAACGGCGTCGAGCTGTCCTCCGGCGCGATCCGGAACCACGAGCCCGAGATCATGCTGAAGGCCTTCGAGATCGCGGGCTACGACCGCGACACCGTCGAGGAGAAGTTCGCCGGCATGCTGCGCGCCTTCCGCTTCGGCGCCCCGCCGCACGGCGGCATCGCCCCCGGCGTCGACCGCATCGTCATGCTCCTCGCGGACGAGCCGAACATCCGCGAGACCATCGCCTTCCCGCTCAACGGCAACGCCCAGGACCTGATGATGGGCGCGCCGACGGAGCTGGAGGAGGCGCGGCTGAAGGAGCTGCACCTGTCGGTGCGCAAGCCGCAGCCGAAGTAA